ACGACGTCGTCGGGTCCGATGCCCCGGCTGCGCAGCACCCGGGCGATCCGGTACACCCGGTCGGCCAGCGCACCGGCCGTCACCGCGGACCCGTCGTCGACAACCACGTCGTCGCGGTGTCGGGTCGCGAGGTCCGCGAACAACGTCGGGAGCGGAGCCACGTGCCCGGGCGGCGCGGCGGGAGTCCAGTCCGGGTCGCCACCGTCGGACCGCAGGTCGATCGTTCCGATCGGCGGCTCGGCAGCGTCGCAGAGCCCGTCGAGAACAGCACGCAGAGCGTCGGTGCGTGCGGTCACCGACTCGCGGGTGAGGATTCGGCAGTCCGCCTCGAAGCCGAGCAGGAGCCGACCGTCGGAGATGGGTGTCGCGGTCAGCCCGAGTTCCTCGGGTGGACCGCCCGCGACGTTGCGCAGCGTCCCGCGCGCACCGGCGAAGTCCAGGTCGACATCGAAGGCCTTCAGGTTGATCCCGGCCTCGTGCAGCAGCGCTCCGGCCGAGGGCACACCCAGGTCGCCGATGAGGTCGGCGCCGCGGTAGCGCTGGTGGCGGCGCAACTCGGTCATTCCGGCGGCCGCCTTGCGGGCGAGGTCCGCCACCCGGTCCGTCGGATCGATCCGCAGATGCAGCGGGAGGACGTTGACCGCCATCGCCGGAGTGGTCAGCATGGTTCGTGTGGTGCGGACCATCAGCGGTGTGGCCAGCACCACATCGCGCTTTCCGCAGAGTCTCGACAGATAGCCCGCGTAGCCACCGATCAGCACGTCGGCCCAGGTGCAGCGGTGCTGGGTGGCGATCTCCTTCAGGCGCTGCACGGCCTCTGCGGAGAGAACGGTGTGCGCGGACACCGTGTCCGGGGCGGGCCCCGCAGGCGCGGCGTGCACCCGCAGATCCGGCATCGGCGTGAACCGGGTCGTCCAGAAGTCACGGTCGGCGGCGAACCGGTCGGATTCCCGGTACTCGAGGTCCTCGGCGACCACGTCGGCGAATGCGCCGAACGGCTTGCTGCGCAACGGGGTGTCGGTGACGATCGACCGGTAGTGGTCGGCGAACCGGCGAGAGATCATCGCCGCCGAGTACCCGTCGACGATGAGGTGATGGTAGAGCTGCACACACCACACCCGGGTGGGCGACAGCTGCAGGAGCGCGTAGGTGAAGAGGGCGCGGTCGGTCATCCCGCGGCAACGCCGGGCTGCCTCCCAGCGAATCCGGTCCACCTCGTTGTGGGCGCTCGCCTCGGGGTCGGATGTCCCCCCGGCATCGGATGTCCCCCCGGCATCGGATGTCACCGACAGGTCGATCACCGGAACCTCCACCGTCCGGGCCGGCTCGATCCATTGCCGAGGCCCGTCGGGAGTGTCGGCGAAGCGCAGACGCATCGTCTCGGCAGCCGCGACCGTCGCGTCGATCGCGGCGATCAGCCCGGACACCGAGATCGGCACCTCGGAATCGGTGCCGCCGATCTCGAGGACCTCACCGACCAGGAAGTACGGGGAGTCCGGTTCCACGCGTTGGGCGTTCCAGATCCCCAGTTGTGCACCGGTCAGCTCGAGCAGTTCGGTCCGGCCCCGTCGTCCGAGGTCTTCCGTCATGGTCATCGTGGGTGGTTCTTCCTGTCGCTCCGCAGTTGCGCCGCCGCCGGCCGGTCCGTCCCGAGCCGACCGGTGGCGCGCGGCACTCGCCGAAACCGTGCACCGATCCGAAAACGATTGCGCTGCTTACCGTCCGGACCTCGCGGTTCGGGTTCGGTGCGCTGCCCCACAATGCCCGGCCCCGGAGACCTGGGTCTCGACGACACGGATCGATGTGTGGTGTCCTGTCCCCACCCGTCGCATCGATGACCACACTCGCACCATAGGTGAGCCTTGCCTGCCATTGGTGGGGCTCGGGGCCCGGACACCGGCGCCCCGACCGCGTGCCGGGCGCCTCCGCGCCGCGCCCCCACGGGTCCGCCGGGCGGGCCGAAGACCGGTGCGCCGAAGCCGCGAATCGGCGCTCCATCTGCATCGCGGCCCGATCCGGGCACTCGTCGTGTCGCCGTCGGGAGGCACTCGCAGGGCCCGCGCGACCGGTGCCCGGCAGCAGGCGTGAGCCGGTCGGAGAAAATCCCGGATGTGGTACCAATTGTCCGCTTCTCGTCCGCTTCTCGTCCGCTTCTCGTCCGGTTCCCGGTTCGGTGGCCGACGTACCCTGGAGCCATGCCCGACCACCGCTCGACACCCGATGCCTGCCCGGGGGCACTGCACGTGCACGAGGCCGCCGACGGGGCGCTCTCGCGCATTCGGCTACCCGGCGGGCACCTGGCACCGAGTCGGCTCCAGGCGCTCGCGGAGGCAGCCGAGCACCTCGGCAACGGCGAGATCGAGCTGACCTCCCGGGGAAACGTGCAACTCCGCTCGGTGCGCGATCCACAGGAGCTGGCACAGCGCCTCGCCACGGCGGGGTTGCTGCCCTCGGCGACCCACGAGCGTGTCCGCAATGTTCTCGGGTCCCCGCTCAGCGGGCGGCTCGGAGGGCGTCACGACATCCGGGACCTCGTGCACGACCTGGACCGCCGCCTGATCGCCGATCCTGCACTGGCCGAGCTACCCGGACGGGTGCTGTTCACCGTCGACGACGGCCGGGGTGACGTCTCGCCCTTCGGTGGCGATTTCGGCATCCACGCCATCGGCGACGACCGCTTCGCGTTGGTCCTCGCCGGCTCCGACACGGGTGTCCGACTGGATGCCGCGGACACCGTCATCGCGCTCCTCGACTCGGCCCGGGCGTTCCTCGATCTGAGGGAACGGCACTGGCGGCTCGCCGAGCTGGACGACGGGGCACGGCGCACCCTCGAACACCTCGGCGTCGAGCCCGAGATACCTCCTGCCGGCCGGGTCACCGGCGACGCCGACGCCCGTCCACCCGTCGGCTGGTTCGCGCAGCACGACGGCCGGGTCGCACTGGGCGCGACCGTCGCACTCGGTGTCCTCCCTGCGCGCACGGCCCGGTTCCTCGCTGCCGTGGAGCGGCCGGTGATCGTCACCCCGTGGCGCTCGATCCTGCTGGTCGACCTCGACGAGTGGGTCGGCGAACAGGTCGTCCGCGTACTCGCACCGATGGGGCTGATCTTCGACGCGGACTCGCCGTGGGCACAGGTCAGCGCGTGCGCGGGCAGCCCGGGATGCGCCAAGTCGCTGGCCGACGTCCGCTCGGACGTGCGCGCTGCGGTCGAGGAGGACATGCTGCCCGTCGAGGGTCGCCAGCACTGGTCCGGTTGTGAGCGTCGGTGCGGCAGCCCCGGGCACGGCGAGCGCACCGACGTCGTCGCCACCGGGCACGGATACCGCGTCGACACTCCCTCTCGCTGACACCGCCCCCCTCGGGGCACGGACCGGGTGGATCTGCCGTACCGAACGTGCCTCTAGGGTGAGGCCATGCTCGAGTACATCCGTGACGGTGCCGAAATCTACCGGCAATCGTTCGCGACGATCCGCGCCGAAGCGGACCTGGACCGCTTCCCGCCCGACGTCTCGCGTGCCGTGGTGCGGATGATCCACGCCAGCGGACAGGTCGATCTCACCGGCGACATCGCCTTCACTCCGAACGTGGTCTCCGCCGCGCACGAGGCACTCGAGGCCGGTGCCCCGATCCTCTGCGACGCGACCATGGTGGCCGCGGGCGTCACCCGGCGACGCCTCCCCCGGGACAACGAAGTGCTGTGCCTGCTCGGCGACCCCCGGGTTCCCGATCTCGCCCGCGACCTCGGCGACACCCGGTCGGCGGCCGCGGTGGAACTGTGGGTCGACCGTCTCGAGGGTGCCGTGGTCGCGATCGGCAACGCCCCGACCGCACTGTTCCGCCTGCTGAACCTGATCGCCGCCGGGGCACCCCGACCCGCCGCCGTCCTCGGCGGTCCGGTCGGCTTCATCGGCGCCGCGGAATCGAAGGAGGCGACCGTCGCGCATCCGGCGGAGCTCGAGCACCTCCTGGTCCTCGGCCGCCGTGGCGGTAGCGCCATCACGTCGGCCGCCGTCAATGCGATCGCGTGCGAGGAAGAATGAGCAGCGTGCACGGCAAACTCTGGGGTGTCGGGATCGGTCCGGGTGACTCGGAACTGGTAACGGTCAAGGCCGCCCGAGTCATCGGCGAGGCGGACGTGGTCGCCTTCCACAGTGCCCGGCACGGGCGCAGCATCTCCCGGGCGATCGCGGCGCCGTACCTCCGGGACGGCCAGATCGAGGAGCACCTGGTCTACCCGGTCACGACCGAGACGATCGACCACCCCGGCGGCTACCAGGGCGCCATCGACGAGTTCTACGAGCAGGCGGCCGAGCGGCTCGCGGCTCACCTCGAAGCGGGCCGCTCGGTCGCCCTGCTCGCCGCGGGTGATCCGCTCTTCTACAGCTCCTACATGCACATGCACAAGCGCCTCGCGCCGCGATTCGACGCCGAGGTGATTCCCGGCGTCACCTCGATCAGTGCCGCCGCTGCCGCACTCGGGACGCCGTTGGTCGAGGGTGAGGAGATCCTCACCGTGCTCCCCGGCACGCTTCCCGAGACCGAGCTGGCGCGTCGGCTCCGAGATACGGACGCGGCCGCCGTCCTCAAGCTCGGCCGCACTTTTCCGGCAGTACGTCAGGCGTTGTCGGACAGTGGGCGGATGGACGAGGCGCGCTATGTGGAGCGCGCGACGTCGACCCGCCAGCGAGTGTGTGCCGCCGCCGACGTCGCCGACGACGACGTGCCGTACTTCGCGATCGCCGTCGTACCGAGTCCCTCGAATGCGGCGGCGGTCCCGTCCGGCACCGACGCGGGCGAGGTGGTCGTGGTGGGTCTCGGTCCGGGTGACGCCTCCTGGACCACACCCGAGGTGTACCGGGAACTGGCCGGGGCCACCGACCTCGTCGGCTACACGACCTACATCGACCGGGTGCCGCACCGGCCTGGCCAGCGCCGGCACTCCAGCGACAACAAGGTGGAGGCGGAGCGCGCGGCGATGGCTCTCGACCTGGCGAAGAACGGCGCCCGCGTGGCCGTCGTGTCGTCCGGGGATCCCGGCATCTTCGCGATGGCGGCCGCCGTCCTCGAGGTGGCCGAGGACGACCAGTGGCAGGACGTTCCGGTCCGCGTCGTCCCCGGAGTGACCGCCGCGTCCGCGGTGGCGAGTCGCGTGGGCGCCCCGCTCGGCCACGATTTCGCGGTGCTGTCGTTGTCCGACCGGCTCAAGCCGTGGGATGCGGTCGCGACGCGCGTGTCCGCCGTGGCCGGAGCGGACATGGCGTTCGCCGTCTACAACCCGGCCTCGAGGTCACGCACCTGGCAGGTGGCGGCGCTCAAGGATCTGGTGCTCGAGCATCGCTCGGGTGACACCCCCGTCGTGGTCGGTCGAGCTGTCGGCTCGGCCGCCGAGTCGGTGCGGGTCGTACGGCTGGCGGATCTGGATCCCGAGAGCGTCGACATGCGCACCCTGCTGATCGTCGGCGCATCCACCACCAGGGTGTCCGCGAGCGGACGGGTCTACACCTCGCGCTACTACGACTGAATTCGTGGCGGTCCCGGCGGCTGGGGCGGGAACGGCGGCTGCGGGCCGGGTGGATTCGGGGGCGGTCCCGGCGGCTCCGGGTTCGGCGGTGCCGGGTCGGGCGGGAACGGATGAGGCGGCTCGGGCGTCGGTGGCACCGGCGGCGGGCCGGGCTCCGGTCCCGGTGGCTCGGTGAGTCTGCGCCCCATGAGTGTGCGCTCGGCGGGTTCGATCCGGGCGTCCATCGTGATCACCTCCGGTCGCTTCTCCCCCGCTCTCGAACGTACGCGTTCGGGCCCCTCGACGAGCGCATCCTCGTAGGCTCGACCCCATCGGGGTCCCGGAAGGTCCAGATGTGATGCCCAGATCGACCCGAACGCTCGCCGCCCTCGCGGTGGTTCTCCTGGCTGCCCTCGCCTCCACCGCAACCGCGACGGCCACGCCACCGTCGGGGGTCACCGCTGAGACTCTCGTCCAGTTCACCGTTCCCGGAGAACTCGGGAGCAGCGATTCACCCACCGTCGTCACGATTCGCCGCATCGAGATCGATCCCGGAGGCACGACCGGCTGGCACTTCCACGACGGACCCGTGTACGGGGTGGTCGCGGCCGGCGCGCTGACGAGGACACTGCACGACTGCTCCGAACAGATCTCTCGGATCGGCGAATTCGTGGACGAGGTGGTCGGCAGCGACCACACCCACGTCGGGTTCAACCGGGAAGCCGAGCCTCTGGTGCTGTTCGTGACGTACCTCAGCGCCCCAGGAGTACCGCTCGCCAGTGACGCGCCCGCGGCGTGCTGAGCCCTCTCGTCCTTCCAGGCTGCTCGAGTACGTGAGTGTTCGTCGTCGAGGCGTTGGGCCATTATTCTGTTTTTCTAGCAGTTCCGTCCATGCCGGAGGTTTATCGGAGACACTGTCCGGCGGGACCACACCCACACGGCTCACGCAGGCGACAGGCCCAGTCGACGCACCGCCTCGCCTGCCCCCGCCACGGTCGCCACGCCCGTGGGTAGCGGCGGACGTTCGATCATCAGGACCGGCACGTCGAGCGCGCGACACGCCGCGAGCTTCCCTTCGGTGAGGTCTCCCCCACTGTTCTTCGTCACGAGCAGATCGATCGCGTCGGCGCGTAGCGTGCGTATCTCCTCCTCGACTCCGAACGGACCACGTGCCAGCAGGATTCGAGAATCTGCCGGTACCGGCCCCTCCGGCGGGTCGATCGCGCGGATCAGGAAATGCCGCGAAAGGTCCGCGAAGGCCGCCACCCCCTGCCGTCCGATCGTGAGGAACACCCGGGCCGCGTCTGCCTCCCCCACCGCCGCAGCGGCTCCGGCCAGATCGGGCACCGATGTCCACCGGTCACCGTGCTGCGGCACCCATTCCGGACGCCGGAGGACCAGGAGCGGCACGCCGGCCAGCTCCGCGGCCGCCACGGCGTGCACCGTCATCTGCGAGGCGAACGGGTGGGTCGCGTCGACGACGGCATCCACCTCGTTCCGGCGCAACCAGGCGACGAGACCCTCCACTCCCCCGAAACCCCCGGTGCGTACCGCCCCGCGGGGCAGGCGCGGACGACGTACCCGTCCGGCCAGGGACGAGACGACGTCGACTCCGCGATGTCCGTCGAGGGCCGCGGCGAGCTCACGCGCTTCGGCGGTGCCGCCCAGAATCAACACCCGCATGTCTGCCCGCACGTCAATGCGTGGTGCGCGACCGGGACGCCGAGTAGAGATAGCTGTCCGGGAACCCCTCGGCCGCCAGCGCACGTCCGACGATCACGACCGCGGTCTTGGTGATTCCCCGCTCCTCCACCTGCTCGGCGAGCGTGGCCAGCGTGCCCGTCACGATCTGCTGGTCGGCGCGGGAGGCGAAGGCGACCACTGCAGCGGGGCAGTCGGTGCCGTAGCTCTCGCCGAGCTCCTCGGTGATCTGCCGGATGCGGTGGGCACCGAGGTGCACCACCATCGTGGCTCCACTACGGCCGAGGGACCGGAGATCCTCACCCGGTGGCATCGCCGTGGACAGCGTGCTCACGCGGGTGAGCACGATGGTCTGGGCCACTCCGGGCACGGTCAGTTCCCGTTTCAGCGCGGCGGCCGCGGCAGCGAACGCCGGAACGCCCGGCACGATGTCGTACGGCACACCCGCCTCGTCCAGTCGCCGCGCCTGTTCGGCGACGGCGCTGTAGATCGACGGGTCTCCGGAGTGCACGCGGGCCACGTCCACCCCGCGAGCGTGCGCCGCGACCAGGAGGTCGACGATCTCGTCCAGACTCATGCGCGCGGTGTCGACCACGTCCGCACTCGGCGGGCACGCATCGATCAGTTCGGCGGGCACCAGGCTGCCGGCGAACAGGCAGACGGGACATCGTTCGATCAGCCGTAGCGCCCGGACCGTCACCAGGTCCGCGGCCCCGGGTCCGGCGCCGATGAAGTACACGGTCACGACCGGGCTCCCTTCACGACCGACCACTGGGTGACCGGCAACTGGGGTCGCCACGTGGTGAATCCACCCAGTGGCGACCCGCGATAGACCTGGAACCGGCGTACGTCGCCGCCGAACGTACGGAACCAGGACAACACCGCCGCCTCCGACTCCGCCGTGACGGCGTTGGCCACGAGACGCCCGCCGGGGAGCAATCGCTCCCAGCAGGCGTCGAACAGCCCCTCCTGGGTCAGCCCGCCGCCGAGGAACACCGCATCGGGAGTGCCCGCGACATCCGGGAAATCGTCCGGGGCCGCACCGCGCACACGCAGGTCCGGCACTCCCAGGCGTCCCGCGTTCTGCCCGATCTGTACCTGCCGCAGGGGATCCCGCTCGAAGGTCACAGCCCGGCAGCGTGGGTCCGTGCGCATCCACTCGATGGCGATCGTGCCCGATCCGCCACCCACGTCCCACAGCACCTCCCCGGGGGTGGGCGCCAGGGCACAGAGTGTCAGCGCCCGGATCTCCTGCTTCGTCATCTGGCCGTCACCGGCGAAGGAGTCGTCGTCGAGGCCGGGCAGCCGGGTGGTCCGGGCGCCGATCGCCGGATCTCTGCGGCACTCGACCGCGACGACGTGGAGCGGATCGACGGCCGGGTGATTCCAGTTCTCCGCGGTGCCGTCCAGCCGGTGCTCGTCCGGTCCGCCCAAACGCGCCAGCACCGTCAGCGCCGACGCGCCGAATCCCTGCGCGGCGAGCAGCGCCGCGAGTTCGCCGGGAGTGTCCGGCCCCTGGGCGAGGACCACCAGCCGGGCGGCGGCGGCGAGGTCGGGAACGATCGTCGTCGCCGGACGGTTCACGACGCTGCGCACGGTGACCCGGTCGAGGGGCCATCCCATTCGTGCACAGGCGAGGGAGGCCGACGACACGTGCGGGAGAACGCGCACCCGTTCCGCCCCCAGAATCCGTACGAGGGTCGTTCCGATCCCGTGGAACATCGGGTCGCCACTGGCGAGGACGCAGACCCGACGGCCCCGATGCTCGGCGAAGAGGTCCGCCAGCACAGGCAGCATCGGGGACGGCCACCGGACCCGCTCGGCACGGCCGTCGGGAACCAGTTCGAGTTGTCGGGCCGATCCGATGAGCACCTCGGCGTCCGTGATCTCCTGCCTCGACGTGGCTCCGAGGCCTTCCCAGCCGTCGGCTCCGATGCCGACGACCACGACCGGCGTCATCGGGGCATCCGACGCCACAGCGCCCGCGGCAGCAATCGCATCCCGAAGAACACCGGCTGCAGGACCCACGGCACCCAGACCGTCGCCCGGCGTGCGCGTAGCGCCGCCACCGCGGCGTCGGCGACCTGTGGGGCGGTACTCGACAGCGGCGCCGGGTCCATCCCGTGGGTCATCCGGCCGATGACGAATCCCGGCCGTACGAGCAGGACGTGGACGCCGGTGCCGTGCAAGGCGTCCGTCAACCCGCTGGCGAACCCGTCCAGACCCGCCTTCGCGGATCCGTACACGTAGTTGGCGCGGCGCACCCGCCAGCCTGCCACCGAGGAGAACACCATGATCTGGCCGGAGCCTCGGGCCCGCAGCAACGCGGCGAGGTGGGTGAGGATGCCGACCTGGGCGACGTAGTCGGTGTGCACGATCTGCACCGCGTGGGCGGCTTCTTCTTCGGCACGCTGCTGGTCACCGAGGATGCCGAACGCGAGAACCGCCACCCCGATCGGGCCGTGGGTCTCCACCACGGAGGACAACATCCGACCGTGACCGGCCAGGTCGTCGGCGTCGAACTCCACCGTCTCGACGGCTGCCGCACCCGCGGCCAGTACGGCCGCGCGCTCCTCGTCGAGGTCACCACTGCGCCGCGCGGCGAGCACGACGACCCGTCCGGGAGCCAGGCGGGTCGCCACCTCGAGACCGATCTCGCTGCGGCCGCCGAGCACGAGCACGATTCCCGGGTCCACCTCGCGCCGAGATCTTCCACCCTTCGATCCGATGAGCATGGGTCCAGTGTGCTCGATTACGTTACGGGGCATGGCTCGCACCCCCGCCTCCCCGCACGATCCACCTCCCACCGCTCGCCCTGACCCGTTCCGACTCTCCCCCGCTGCCTCGGAGTTCCTCGGCGAGTACCACCTCGGCACCCTCACCACCCTGCGCCGCGACGGGACACCCCACGTCGTGGCGGTCGGATTCACCTGGGATGCCGAGCGGGGACTCGCCCGGGTCATCACGAACGGCACCTCGCAGAAGGTCCGCAACGTGGAACGGTCCGGATACGCGTCACTGTGTCAGGTGGATCGCGCCCGGTGGTTGACGCTCGAGGGCCCCGCAAGGGTGCTGCGGGACGCCGATTCGGTCGCGGACGCCGTCGCGCGGTACGCGGCCCGGTATCGAACTCCCCGGGTCAACCCGGCGCGCGTGGTCCTCGAGGTCGCCGTCGCCCGGATGATGGGTTCCGCCGCCGTTCGCGAGTAGCGGCCGTCCGCGGCCTCCACTCATGGGTGTCCGCCCAGTGCGCCGGACGAACGCGACCGTCCGGCAGCCGGGTCCCCGCGTCACCGCGCGCCGCCGACACCTGCGGTCCGGTCAGGAACAGTGCCCCGGTGAGATCCGTTCCGCGCAGATCGATGTCACGCAGGTCCGCACCGCGCAGATCCGCATACGACAGGTTCGCACCTCGCAGATCGGCGGCGATCAGAACGGCGCCGCGCAGATCGGAACCCCGAAGGTCCGCTCCCGGACGGCGCGCAGCGAAAAGGTCCGCACCACTGAGTTCCTTCGGCGCCGAGGTGACGGTCCGGCGCACGCGTGCACTGACGTGGTCGAGGAGCGGGCCCACCCGCGCGCGAAGTGCCGGCACGTCGGCGCGCACGATCGCCGTGGGCCGGGCGACTGCGAGCACGCGCAACTCGTCGTCGATCGATCGCAGGGCCTGCGCCGACCGCGCGGTCCCGCAGCGGGTGATCGCCTCGTCGAGGTAGACGAGCAGTTCGTGGATGTGGCGCAGCTGCGCGAACGCCGCGAACATCTCCGCCGCGCGCTCGGGTCGCCCGCGCCAGTCGTGATCCGCGAACCCGTTCCTCGACAGATTCTGTCCCGCCCCGAAACAGTCGTAGACCGTGCAGCCTCGCAATCCGCTCTCCCGCAGCCGCGCGTGGATTCCGCACCGGAAGTCTTCTCGCAGGTGGGCGCACGCGGCCCCGGCAGCCTTGCCGACGGCGAAGTCCGACGAGGCGGCGAAAGGCAGGGCGACACAGCACAGTCCGGCGCACTGTGCGCAGTCACCGCTCAGCCCGAGCGGCGCGGGAGGCAGGCTTCTCGTCATCGTCCTTCTCGTCATCGTCCGCCCACCGTCGCTCTCGGCCGCGTCCGGCGTCAATCGAATTTCCACCCCTCCGGGCTGGCCGCTCGCGGCGGAAAGCGCGCGGCACGTCCCGCGCCAGCCCTACCATCGAGAGTGACCGCACACGGCACGCTCGGTCCCGACGACGATCCCACCGAGGTGGACATGTCCCGAGACGAAAGCTCCCCCGGCACCCCGGCACCGCACGACGTCGCCCCGGCGGACCTGCCCGGATTCGACGCCGCCGGGCACGTGGTGGAAGCCAGGGCCGAGGACTTCTTCCACGCTCGCCGCCTCGACGGTGACACGGAGTGGTTCAAGACGGCCGTCTTCTACGAGGTGCTGGTACGCGCGTTCTTCGACTCGACGGGCGACGGCACCGGCGACCTGCGCGGCCTGACCGCCAAACTCGACTACCTGTCCTGGCTCGGAGTCGACTGCCTGTGGCTGCCGCCGTTCTACGACTCCCCGCTCCGCGACGGCGGATACGACATCCGGGACTTCCGTTCCGTCCTGCCCGAGTACGGCACGGTGGACGACTTCGTGCACCTCTTCGACGAGGCACACAGCCGTGGAATCCGGGTCATCACCGACCTCGTCATGAACCACACGTCGGACACGCACGCCTGGTTCCAGGCGTCCCGCGCCGATCCCGCCGGCCCGTACGGCGACTTCTACGTGTGGTCGGACACCGACACCCGATACGCGGACGCGCGCATCATCTTCGTGGACACCGAGAGTTCCAACTGGACGTGGGATCCGGTGCGTGGCCAGTACTACTGGCATCGCTTCTTCTCCCATCAGCCGGATCTCAACTACGACAACCCCGAAGTCCGGGATGCGATGATCGACGTCCTGCGGTTCTGGCTCGATCTCGGGATCGACGGATTCCGGCTCGACGCCGTCCCCTACCTCTTCGAACGGGAGGGCACCACGTGCGAGAACCTGCCCGAGACGCATGCGTTCCTCAGACGGTGCCGTGCCGTCGTCGACGCCGAGTACCCGGGCCGAGTCCTCCTCGCCGAGGCCAACCAGTGGCCGTCCGAGGTGGTCCAGTACTTCGGTGAACCGACGATCGGCGACGAGTGCCACATGGCGTTCCACTTCCCCCTCATGCCGCGCATCTTCATGGCGGTGCGCAGGCAGAACCGATTTCCGATCTCCGAGATCCTCGCCGGGACACCACCCATCCCCGCCTCCGCGCAATGGGGCATCTTCCTGCGCAACCACGACGAACTGACCCTCGAGATGGTCAGCGACGAGGAGCGCGACTACATGTACGCCGAGTACGCCCAGGACCCGAGGATGAAGGCGAACATCGGGATCCGGCGCCGGCTGGCGCCGCTCCTGGAGAACGACCGCAACCAACTGGAACTGTTCACCGCTCTCCTCCTGAGCCTGCCCGGCTCGCCCGTCCTCTACTACGGCGACGAGATCGGGATGGGTGACAACATCTGGCTCGGCGACCGAGACGCCGTGCGGACCCCGATGCAGTGGACCCCGGACCGCAACGCCGGCTTCTCGCGGGCCGACCCGGCCCGGATGTACCTGCCGGTGATCATGGACCCGACGTACGGGTACCAGTCCGTCAACGTCGAAGCACAGATGAACTCGACGAACACGCTGCTGCACTGGACCCGACGAATGATCCAGGTACGCAAGCAGCATCCGGCCTTCGGCAAGGCCGAGTTCAAGGAGATCGGTAGCGCCAATCCCGCCGTACTGACCTATCTGCGTCAGATGCCGGTGGGCCCGGACGAGGCGTTCACCGACGTGATCCTCTGCGTCAACAACCTGTCGCGGTATCCACAGGCGGCGCTCCTCGATCTCACGGAGTTCGCCGGACGGATTCCGGTGGAACTGACGGGGTCGATCCCGTTCCCTGCGCTCGGGACCGAGGAGTACATGGTCACGCTTCCCGGGCACGGGTTCTACTGGTTCTCGCTACAGCCGGATCCCACAGTGGAC
This genomic interval from Rhodococcus triatomae contains the following:
- the treS gene encoding maltose alpha-D-glucosyltransferase; the protein is MSRDESSPGTPAPHDVAPADLPGFDAAGHVVEARAEDFFHARRLDGDTEWFKTAVFYEVLVRAFFDSTGDGTGDLRGLTAKLDYLSWLGVDCLWLPPFYDSPLRDGGYDIRDFRSVLPEYGTVDDFVHLFDEAHSRGIRVITDLVMNHTSDTHAWFQASRADPAGPYGDFYVWSDTDTRYADARIIFVDTESSNWTWDPVRGQYYWHRFFSHQPDLNYDNPEVRDAMIDVLRFWLDLGIDGFRLDAVPYLFEREGTTCENLPETHAFLRRCRAVVDAEYPGRVLLAEANQWPSEVVQYFGEPTIGDECHMAFHFPLMPRIFMAVRRQNRFPISEILAGTPPIPASAQWGIFLRNHDELTLEMVSDEERDYMYAEYAQDPRMKANIGIRRRLAPLLENDRNQLELFTALLLSLPGSPVLYYGDEIGMGDNIWLGDRDAVRTPMQWTPDRNAGFSRADPARMYLPVIMDPTYGYQSVNVEAQMNSTNTLLHWTRRMIQVRKQHPAFGKAEFKEIGSANPAVLTYLRQMPVGPDEAFTDVILCVNNLSRYPQAALLDLTEFAGRIPVELTGSIPFPALGTEEYMVTLPGHGFYWFSLQPDPTVDGPGSGHPISSEAEGAVQP
- a CDS encoding pentapeptide repeat-containing protein, which produces MTRSLPPAPLGLSGDCAQCAGLCCVALPFAASSDFAVGKAAGAACAHLREDFRCGIHARLRESGLRGCTVYDCFGAGQNLSRNGFADHDWRGRPERAAEMFAAFAQLRHIHELLVYLDEAITRCGTARSAQALRSIDDELRVLAVARPTAIVRADVPALRARVGPLLDHVSARVRRTVTSAPKELSGADLFAARRPGADLRGSDLRGAVLIAADLRGANLSYADLRGADLRDIDLRGTDLTGALFLTGPQVSAARGDAGTRLPDGRVRPAHWADTHEWRPRTAATRERRRNPSSGRRRPRGPRAPG
- a CDS encoding pyridoxamine 5'-phosphate oxidase family protein, translated to MARTPASPHDPPPTARPDPFRLSPAASEFLGEYHLGTLTTLRRDGTPHVVAVGFTWDAERGLARVITNGTSQKVRNVERSGYASLCQVDRARWLTLEGPARVLRDADSVADAVARYAARYRTPRVNPARVVLEVAVARMMGSAAVRE